From Wyeomyia smithii strain HCP4-BCI-WySm-NY-G18 unplaced genomic scaffold, ASM2978416v1 HiC_scaffold_121, whole genome shotgun sequence, one genomic window encodes:
- the LOC129733688 gene encoding zinc finger protein 239-like: MNTTHTTSMEYLNQLPEASDRPIEAIENDRARKKPHGCSICGRSFSFKSHLTEHFRIHTGEKPSKCDYCGMRSYTERSLKKHVRRHTGERPHVCGECGKGFFRKDQLTDHEKWHDKPNQTTEKDLSSIKLHDCDICGKSFRCKSHLMVHVRTHTGEKPFECDHCGMKFVDNSRLNIHVRQHTGKRPYICEECGKGFLFRSRLTIHKKWHIDKKPFKCDVCGRGLSHQSALAAHKRIHTNRKEYECDLCGKRFNNKSCLIQHSRIHTEKRPKFKCDLCEKSFSTRFAAKQHRQIHTGEKPHKCDECDKQFITRSNLNQHKRTHTGERPYGCPFCGKMFTGSTSLTRHIRIHTGERPYKCDICGKDFIDNCTMEKHRRIHTGEKP, encoded by the coding sequence GCCATTGAGAACGATCGGGCTAGGAAAAAACCTCACGGTTGCTCTATCTGCGGTAGAAGCTTCAGTTTCAAAAGTCACCTAACAGAACACTTTCGCATTCATACCGGAGAAAAACCCTCCAAATGTGACTACTGTGGAATGCGCTCCTATACTGAACGCAGTCTTAAAAAACATGTGCGACGACACACCGGTGAGCGGCCACATGTTTGCGGAGAGTGTGGTAAAGGATTCTTTCGCAAAGACCAATTAACGGACCATGAGAAATGGCATGATAAACCCAATCAGACCACCGAAAAAGACCTGTCTAGCATAAAACTTCACGATTGCGATATCTGTGGCAAAAGTTTTAGATGTAAAAGTCACCTCATGGTACACGTCCGCACTCATACGGGAGAAAAACCCTTCGAATGTGACCACTGTGGAATGAAGTTCGTAGATAACAGCAGGCTTAATATACATGTGCGACAGCACACCGGCAAGCGGCCATATATTTGCGAGGAGTGCGGTAAAGGGTTTCTGTTCAGGAGCCGATTAACGATCCACAAGAAATGGCACATCGACAAAAAACCTTTCAAGTGCGATGTGTGTGGTCGAGGGTTATCACATCAATCTGCACTCGCAGCCCACAAACGTATTCACACAAATCGAAAAGAGTACGAATGTGACCTCTGCGGTAAACGATTCAATAATAAGAGTTGTTTAATCCAGCACAGTCGTATACACACCGAAAAAAGACCGAAGTTCAAATGCGATTTGTGTGAGAAATCGTTTTCAACACGCTTCGCGGCAAAACAGCATCGACAGATCCATACCGGTGAGAAACCACACAAATGCGATGAATGCGACAAACAATTCATTACTAGAAGCAATTTAAACCAACATAAACGAACTCACACCGGAGAACGGCCGTACGGATGCCCATTCTGCGGTAAGATGTTTACCGGAAGTACCAGTTTGACGCGTCATATACGCATCCACACGGGAGAAAGACCGTACAAATGTGACATCTGTGGAAAGGACTTTATTGACAACTGTACAATGGAAAAACATCGACGCATTCATACGGGTGAGAAACCGTAG